One region of Pseudostreptobacillus hongkongensis genomic DNA includes:
- a CDS encoding ATP-binding protein translates to MLDLLINKANKEGRLNERIKHYCKYRLLIIDELGYIPITKEETINK, encoded by the coding sequence ATGTTGGATTTACTTATAAATAAGGCGAATAAGGAAGGAAGATTAAATGAACGTATAAAGCATTATTGTAAGTATAGGCTATTGATAATAGATGAATTAGGATATATTCCAATAACTAAAGAAGAGACAATTAATAAATGA